In Mangrovibacterium diazotrophicum, one genomic interval encodes:
- a CDS encoding GNAT family N-acetyltransferase, with the protein MNLTIEKVQSTDAQVLTDLTFRSKAYWNYSPEQMEAWRDELRITTEYLAESTAFKLFADEELVGYYAYRTVASGTVKLDNLFVEPAFIGRGFGNYLLNDFMMRVEGDGFKKVVLDADPNSEAFYLSYGFRTVSKLKTTIVGRFMPVMEKHLGDDPESLKRVEPQ; encoded by the coding sequence ATGAATCTAACTATTGAAAAAGTACAGAGCACCGATGCCCAGGTGCTAACCGATTTGACTTTTCGGTCGAAAGCTTACTGGAATTATAGCCCCGAGCAAATGGAGGCCTGGCGTGATGAACTTCGAATTACGACGGAATACCTGGCCGAAAGCACAGCGTTCAAGCTGTTCGCCGATGAAGAGTTGGTGGGCTACTACGCCTATCGAACTGTTGCTTCGGGGACAGTCAAGCTCGATAATCTGTTTGTCGAACCCGCCTTTATTGGTCGTGGCTTCGGTAATTACCTGCTTAACGATTTTATGATGCGTGTTGAGGGTGACGGATTTAAAAAAGTGGTGTTGGATGCTGACCCCAATTCGGAAGCTTTTTACCTCAGCTATGGTTTCCGCACGGTTAGCAAATTGAAGACAACAATCGTAGGGCGTTTTATGCCGGTGATGGAGAAGCATCTTGGAGATGATCCGGAAAGTTTAAAAAGAGTAGAACCCCAATAA
- a CDS encoding class I SAM-dependent methyltransferase: MKENFDISVQRFNEFADEFNERFKNIDSYQVHLDLFVSLAPEPVSSILELGCGPGNITGFLHGHFPDAQITAIDLAPRMIEIARRSLPSVDFRVMDVRKIRALKRQFDLVMCSFCLPFLSAEDTQKLIVDCAAQISPGGLIYISTMEGDSDNAGFEPTSFSGDSEVFFNYHLKASLEELLREAGIEIEHSVRQDYQAPDGRISTDLILIGRKRRG, translated from the coding sequence ATGAAAGAAAATTTTGACATCTCTGTTCAGCGCTTTAATGAGTTCGCGGACGAGTTCAATGAGCGTTTCAAGAATATTGATTCGTACCAGGTGCATTTGGACCTTTTTGTGAGTTTGGCACCCGAGCCGGTTTCGAGTATTTTGGAGCTGGGCTGCGGTCCGGGAAATATAACCGGATTTCTGCATGGCCATTTTCCGGATGCTCAAATCACGGCAATCGACTTGGCACCCCGGATGATTGAGATTGCACGTCGTTCGCTGCCGTCAGTTGATTTTCGCGTGATGGATGTTCGAAAAATCCGAGCGTTGAAAAGGCAATTCGATCTGGTAATGTGCTCGTTTTGTCTACCCTTTTTGTCTGCTGAAGATACCCAAAAGCTGATTGTCGATTGTGCAGCGCAGATATCACCGGGCGGATTGATTTACATCAGCACCATGGAGGGAGATTCGGACAACGCCGGTTTTGAACCGACCAGTTTTTCGGGCGACAGTGAGGTGTTTTTCAATTATCATTTGAAGGCATCGCTCGAAGAATTGCTGCGAGAGGCCGGAATTGAAATCGAGCATTCGGTTCGGCAGGACTATCAAGCGCCGGATGGCCGAATCAGCACGGATCTAATTTTAATCGGTCGGAAGCGGAGGGGCTGA
- the tnpA gene encoding IS200/IS605 family transposase, whose amino-acid sequence MADTFSQIYIQVVFAVQNRNALIHRDWEEELFKYITGIVSNKGQKLLAINGTADHIHFLIGMRPSCCLSDLVREIKKSSNDFLKEKEFTKFRFRWQEGFGAFSYSRSQLSDVIQYIQSQKEHHKRKTFKEEYLAFLKAFEVEYKTEHLFQWIEDEDAGGIICL is encoded by the coding sequence ATGGCTGATACTTTTTCACAAATTTATATTCAGGTTGTTTTTGCTGTTCAAAATCGAAATGCTTTAATTCACCGAGATTGGGAGGAAGAATTGTTTAAATACATCACCGGCATAGTTTCGAATAAAGGGCAAAAGCTCCTGGCCATAAATGGAACTGCCGACCACATTCATTTTTTAATTGGTATGCGACCGAGCTGTTGCTTGTCGGATCTTGTTCGGGAAATTAAAAAATCGTCCAACGATTTTCTCAAAGAGAAAGAATTTACAAAATTTCGTTTTCGTTGGCAGGAAGGATTTGGAGCATTTTCATACAGTCGTTCTCAGTTGTCGGATGTGATCCAGTATATTCAATCTCAGAAAGAACATCACAAAAGGAAGACATTTAAAGAAGAATATCTTGCTTTCCTGAAAGCATTTGAGGTGGAGTATAAGACGGAACATCTTTTTCAATGGATTGAAGATGAAGATGCCGGAGGCATCATATGTCTATAA
- a CDS encoding SIMPL domain-containing protein — protein sequence MKKLLSILLLILSIGMVEAQESGKNFIDQNYIEVGGHAEKQVAPDLIYLKILLNEKEIKGKTLSEVEGEMYSKLEEIGIDVEKELVVRDFVSNFQFYLLRKTDILMSKEYQLLVHDAKTVGQVYLELGELGISNISIDKLDNSSIEKYRDEVKVEAIKAAKSKADALAQALGQETGRALYISDNGTNASFALTGAVAGVRVRGAKSTIYGSSAPPNIEFEKMELKYDLLVRFELK from the coding sequence ATGAAGAAATTACTCTCAATCCTTTTGCTAATTCTTAGCATTGGTATGGTAGAAGCACAAGAGTCAGGGAAAAATTTTATCGACCAGAATTACATTGAGGTCGGTGGTCATGCCGAGAAACAGGTTGCGCCCGATCTCATTTATCTTAAAATATTGTTGAATGAGAAAGAGATAAAGGGGAAGACGTTGTCGGAAGTGGAGGGCGAGATGTATTCTAAGCTGGAGGAGATTGGGATTGATGTAGAAAAGGAATTGGTGGTCAGAGATTTTGTGAGCAACTTCCAGTTTTACCTGTTGCGAAAAACAGATATTTTGATGAGCAAAGAATATCAGCTGCTGGTGCATGACGCTAAAACAGTAGGACAGGTGTATTTGGAATTGGGAGAATTGGGAATCTCCAATATTTCGATCGATAAGCTGGATAACAGCTCTATCGAGAAATACCGAGACGAAGTAAAAGTGGAGGCAATCAAGGCCGCCAAGTCGAAGGCAGATGCGCTGGCTCAAGCATTGGGGCAGGAGACTGGCCGGGCATTGTATATTTCGGACAATGGAACGAATGCATCGTTTGCATTAACCGGAGCTGTTGCCGGAGTCCGTGTTAGAGGGGCGAAGAGCACAATTTATGGATCGTCAGCACCCCCTAATATTGAGTTTGAAAAGATGGAGTTGAAATACGATTTGCTTGTGCGTTTCGAGTTGAAGTGA
- a CDS encoding VOC family protein, with the protein MKIQNPVVWFEIYVDDMLRAQKFYETVFETELAPLKSPTDDELQMMAFPGDMEVKGRVSGALVRMEGVPAGGNSTIVYFASADCSVEEARVASAGGKVIRPKMSIGEYGFITLAADTEGNMIGIHSMD; encoded by the coding sequence ATGAAAATTCAAAATCCGGTTGTGTGGTTCGAGATTTATGTGGATGATATGCTACGCGCTCAAAAATTTTATGAAACAGTGTTCGAAACCGAGTTAGCACCTTTGAAAAGCCCGACCGATGACGAGCTTCAAATGATGGCTTTCCCCGGCGATATGGAAGTTAAGGGTCGTGTGTCGGGTGCTTTGGTACGGATGGAAGGCGTGCCCGCTGGCGGAAATAGTACCATCGTGTATTTTGCCAGTGCCGATTGCAGTGTTGAAGAAGCTCGCGTGGCCAGCGCTGGCGGAAAAGTCATTCGTCCCAAAATGTCGATTGGCGAGTATGGTTTTATAACCTTGGCTGCCGATACCGAAGGCAACATGATTGGGATCCATTCGATGGATTGA